A genomic stretch from Mauremys reevesii isolate NIE-2019 unplaced genomic scaffold, ASM1616193v1 Contig74, whole genome shotgun sequence includes:
- the LOC120394694 gene encoding maestro heat-like repeat-containing protein family member 2B → MASYTSPSREKRFLYKALGTSLAVCQDLGHVKSQLHKFLTATDYMEAPERQRVISILAFCAESHLDLTLNALHEFGAAMSKVKISGLISRLKDYHHGRRGKTRSTLMLTYSSVAVHAPKDQLLSRVEADITGNILLHYRASCQVLGITVANKVHSK, encoded by the exons atggccagctataccagcccctcccgtgagaag agaTTCCTGTATAAGGCGCTAGGAACGTCCTTAGCAGTTTGTCAGGACCTGGGCCACGTTAAGTCCCAGCTTCATAAATTTTTGACAGCAACAGATTATATGGAagcccctgagagacag AGAGTCATTTCCATCCTCGCGTTctgtgctgagagccacttggaCCTCACCCTGAACGCACTTCACgagtttggggctgcaatgagCAAGGTGAAGATTTCTGGGCTCATCAGCCGCCTGAAG GACTACCACCATGGGAGAAGAGGCAAGACTCGCAGCACCCTGATGCTGACTTACAGCAGCGtggctgtccatgctccaaaagaccagcttctctcccgagtagaggcagacatcacagggaacatccttctccattacagagccagttgtcag gtgctgggcatcactgttgcgaacaaggtacattctaaataa